In one window of Pseudobdellovibrionaceae bacterium DNA:
- a CDS encoding beta-lactamase family protein translates to MNEWTKQLEQKIIEFTGDHWQEYTPSLQVSGFFEGRKKINLKMGPDYEFYDLASLTKVIFTVSAVMRLVDDGFNLKQSVSGLLPWWRHQNVTVTHLLSHTAGLTWWKPFYKTINRRTKPSQRWASLKGELAKQTPCIETEPLYSDLDFLLLGFVLEAVTGQTLKELWEDQAVRLGLGQTHFNYCNKPRYERSLYAPTESCSWRNRSLRGEVHDDNAWALGGVAPHAGLFGPIADVEKWGLELRKSYYSSRGSKLARSGTVRRFTRRCAGDWGLGFMKPTEGRSSAGQYFSSSSFGHTGFTGTSFWFDPRRDFMVVILSNRVCPSRENKKFIELRPKIHDFSWEVVRESMR, encoded by the coding sequence ATGAATGAGTGGACAAAACAGCTGGAACAAAAAATCATTGAATTTACAGGTGACCATTGGCAAGAGTACACTCCAAGTCTTCAGGTAAGTGGTTTTTTCGAGGGGCGAAAAAAAATCAATTTAAAAATGGGGCCCGACTATGAGTTTTACGATCTGGCTTCTTTGACGAAGGTGATTTTCACCGTCAGCGCAGTGATGCGACTGGTGGATGACGGTTTTAACTTGAAGCAATCGGTATCAGGCTTATTGCCATGGTGGCGGCACCAAAACGTGACGGTCACCCATCTTTTAAGTCATACTGCGGGCCTCACTTGGTGGAAACCATTTTATAAAACGATCAATAGAAGGACTAAACCTTCGCAGCGATGGGCCAGTTTAAAGGGAGAGCTTGCAAAGCAAACCCCTTGTATTGAAACTGAACCCCTGTATTCGGATCTTGATTTTTTGTTGTTAGGATTTGTATTAGAGGCGGTGACAGGTCAGACCTTAAAGGAGCTTTGGGAAGACCAAGCCGTCCGCCTGGGTTTGGGTCAAACGCACTTCAACTACTGCAACAAACCCAGATATGAGCGCAGTCTTTATGCTCCCACCGAGTCATGCTCGTGGCGCAACAGATCTTTGCGTGGGGAAGTTCACGATGACAATGCCTGGGCGCTGGGTGGGGTGGCACCCCATGCTGGATTATTTGGACCCATTGCCGATGTTGAGAAGTGGGGGCTCGAGCTTCGCAAAAGTTATTATTCTTCAAGGGGCTCCAAGCTAGCGCGAAGTGGTACGGTTCGTCGGTTTACAAGAAGGTGTGCCGGGGATTGGGGTTTAGGGTTTATGAAGCCCACGGAAGGTCGTTCCTCTGCCGGTCAGTACTTTTCGTCCTCGTCTTTTGGTCACACTGGCTTTACGGGCACTTCATTTTGGTTTGATCCGAGGCGAGATTTTATGGTGGTGATTTTGTCTAATCGAGTGTGCCCTAGTCGCGAGAATAAAAAATTTATTGAGCTTCGTCCGAAAATACACGATTTTTCTT
- a CDS encoding DUF1338 domain-containing protein encodes MEQLFGDMWDDYLKLNPLAQKVYRLFTERGEAVVNDHIALRTFNLPKVNMDRLAKVFVENGYEEKGQYSFEAKKLNAKHYEAKDTRAPKVFISELKVETFSKGLQDKVAHFVDQIDESTLLDSHFVMSGRPWTLSYADYQALLSESEYAAWLAAFGYRPNHFTVYVNALKTLPSIQAVNDFLEEHGVSLNSSGGKIKGTPEEGLVQSSTLANHVVVKFSDGEREIPSCYYEFAQRFPINGSEYTGFIAQSADKIFESTNTSKD; translated from the coding sequence AACCCTTTGGCGCAGAAGGTGTACCGCCTTTTTACGGAACGAGGGGAGGCTGTGGTTAATGATCACATCGCTCTTCGCACATTTAACTTACCCAAGGTGAATATGGATCGGTTGGCAAAAGTATTTGTTGAAAATGGTTATGAAGAAAAAGGCCAGTATTCCTTTGAGGCAAAAAAACTCAACGCCAAACACTATGAGGCAAAAGATACTCGAGCGCCCAAAGTGTTTATAAGTGAGTTAAAAGTGGAGACTTTTTCGAAAGGATTGCAAGACAAGGTGGCTCACTTTGTAGATCAGATCGATGAGTCAACTCTTTTAGACTCTCACTTTGTAATGTCGGGTCGCCCATGGACGCTTTCGTACGCGGATTATCAAGCCTTGCTCAGTGAAAGTGAGTATGCCGCTTGGCTTGCGGCCTTTGGGTATCGGCCAAACCATTTTACGGTGTACGTAAACGCATTAAAAACGCTACCGAGTATTCAGGCAGTGAACGACTTCTTGGAAGAGCACGGAGTTAGTCTCAATTCCTCGGGCGGAAAAATAAAAGGCACTCCCGAAGAGGGTCTAGTTCAATCCTCCACATTGGCCAATCATGTGGTGGTGAAGTTTAGTGACGGCGAGCGTGAAATTCCATCGTGTTATTACGAATTTGCACAGCGGTTTCCAATTAACGGGAGCGAGTACACAGGTTTTATCGCGCAGAGTGCTGACAAGATATTTGAAAGCACCAATACATCAAAAGATTAG
- a CDS encoding LD-carboxypeptidase, with protein MAVQSLISELNLMEKLASAHRWMPLESGDIVDIVAPGSACTPSELKGAVQFLKSWGLVPRYPAKLFGRDVFCSNTDEKRFQFLKQALYARDSKAVWCLRGGYGAIRLLPQLEKLKKPKASKLFIGYSDVTTLHHFLNQKWHWSTIHGPLLARMGAPDLPIKERRELQSLLFGQSPEITFSGLRPLNALARKSRLISSTVVGGNLVVAQSLMGTPWQAKTAGGILFFEEVSERGYRIDRMLEHLKQSGHFDRIKAVVFGDIVGGKEPNGRSLTNKAVERFASSVKFPVLRGVKAGHGAVQRPVPFLTPACLTLGAKPKLVVASGALA; from the coding sequence ATGGCCGTGCAATCTTTGATTTCAGAGTTAAATTTAATGGAGAAACTGGCATCTGCTCACCGGTGGATGCCGCTAGAGTCCGGCGATATCGTTGATATTGTGGCGCCGGGTTCCGCTTGCACTCCGTCAGAGCTAAAAGGCGCCGTTCAGTTTTTAAAGTCTTGGGGCCTCGTGCCTCGCTACCCAGCGAAGTTGTTTGGTCGAGATGTTTTTTGTTCGAATACTGACGAAAAGCGATTCCAGTTCTTGAAGCAAGCACTGTATGCCCGTGATTCTAAAGCCGTTTGGTGTTTGCGTGGTGGGTATGGAGCCATTCGGTTATTGCCCCAGCTAGAAAAATTGAAAAAACCAAAGGCTTCAAAACTTTTTATTGGTTACAGCGATGTGACCACACTTCATCATTTTTTAAATCAAAAATGGCACTGGTCCACGATTCATGGACCCTTGCTCGCCCGAATGGGTGCGCCGGATCTGCCAATAAAAGAACGGCGAGAGCTACAGAGTCTTCTTTTTGGTCAGTCGCCTGAGATCACCTTTTCAGGCTTGCGCCCCTTGAATGCTTTAGCCCGTAAGAGCCGATTGATTTCTTCCACAGTGGTGGGTGGAAATCTCGTTGTGGCACAAAGCCTTATGGGCACACCATGGCAGGCCAAAACCGCAGGTGGTATTTTATTTTTTGAAGAAGTGAGTGAGCGTGGTTACAGAATTGATCGAATGCTTGAGCATTTAAAACAATCCGGTCACTTTGATCGTATTAAGGCCGTGGTCTTTGGTGACATTGTCGGTGGTAAAGAGCCCAATGGCCGTTCACTCACCAATAAGGCGGTCGAGCGATTTGCCTCTAGTGTGAAGTTTCCGGTTTTGCGGGGGGTGAAGGCCGGTCATGGAGCCGTACAGCGGCCCGTACCTTTTCTCACTCCAGCTTGCCTCACTCTCGGCGCTAAGCCAAAACTAGTTGTGGCCTCTGGGGCCCTGGCATGA